In Actinomadura citrea, a single window of DNA contains:
- a CDS encoding DEDD exonuclease domain-containing protein — translation MTAAHGVQGRGVPGRGAQGHGVQGTLDDLGTPLRDVTFVVVDLETTGGSAADSAITEIGAVKVRGGEELGELGTLVDPGGPVPPFITALTGITTAMVTAAPRIESVLPAFLEFARGCVLVAHNASFDIGFLKAACAANGYAWPAFAVVDTVDLARRVLSRDEVPNCKLGTLARFFRTSNEPTHRALADARATVEVLHGLIERLGSFGVTSLEEMRGFAKAPTPEQRRKRHLADDVPSTPGVYLFEDHAGEVLYVGKSGDLRSRVRSYFTGSETRRRVREMVGLAENVRTIVCATGLEAEVRELRLIAEHKPRYNRRSKFPERAIWLKLTVEPFPRLSIVRECRADGARYLGPISSRRQAEEARAALHEAVPLRQCTQRLTLRLVERGKARSCALAELGRCGSPCDGRESADAYAVHTGTARSIMEGDVRPVVAAAQVRIDRLASELRYEEAAAQRDRLAAFVRAAARGQRLAALARLPQLVAARPAFDGGWELSVVRYGRLAAAGTVPPNARPRPYVDALVATAETVFPPSGEAPGGVALGAPPSQGATAEEMECVLRWLDLPGVRLVEVDGPWTCPLHGAEGLREWIDKAYDRSYERPEGARHGPRRPLR, via the coding sequence ATGACGGCTGCGCACGGTGTCCAAGGGCGCGGAGTCCCGGGGCGCGGAGCCCAGGGGCACGGCGTCCAGGGCACCCTGGACGACCTCGGCACCCCCCTCCGCGACGTCACTTTCGTGGTGGTCGACCTGGAGACCACCGGCGGCTCGGCGGCCGACTCGGCCATCACCGAGATCGGTGCGGTGAAGGTGCGCGGCGGAGAGGAGCTCGGCGAGCTCGGCACGCTGGTCGATCCGGGCGGTCCCGTCCCGCCGTTCATCACCGCGCTGACCGGCATCACCACGGCGATGGTGACGGCCGCGCCGCGGATCGAGTCGGTGCTGCCGGCGTTCCTGGAGTTCGCGCGCGGCTGCGTCCTCGTCGCGCACAACGCCTCGTTCGACATCGGCTTCCTCAAGGCCGCGTGCGCCGCGAACGGCTACGCCTGGCCCGCGTTCGCGGTCGTCGACACCGTCGACCTGGCGCGGCGCGTGCTCTCCCGCGACGAGGTGCCCAACTGCAAGCTCGGCACGCTGGCCCGCTTCTTCCGGACGTCCAACGAGCCCACGCACCGGGCCCTCGCCGACGCCCGCGCCACCGTGGAGGTGCTGCACGGCCTGATCGAGCGGCTCGGCTCGTTCGGCGTCACCTCGCTGGAGGAGATGCGGGGCTTCGCCAAGGCGCCCACCCCCGAGCAGCGCCGCAAGCGGCACCTCGCCGACGACGTCCCCTCCACCCCCGGCGTCTACCTGTTCGAGGACCACGCCGGCGAGGTCCTGTACGTGGGCAAGAGCGGCGACCTGCGCTCGCGCGTGCGCAGCTACTTCACCGGCTCGGAGACGCGCCGGCGCGTCCGGGAGATGGTCGGCCTCGCCGAGAACGTCCGCACCATCGTGTGCGCCACGGGGCTGGAGGCCGAGGTCCGCGAGCTGCGGCTGATCGCCGAGCACAAGCCGCGCTACAACCGCCGCTCCAAGTTCCCCGAGCGGGCGATCTGGCTGAAGCTGACCGTGGAGCCGTTCCCGCGGCTGTCCATCGTGCGGGAGTGCCGCGCCGACGGCGCCCGCTACCTCGGGCCGATCTCCTCGCGGCGGCAGGCCGAGGAGGCCCGCGCCGCGCTCCACGAGGCCGTGCCGCTGCGGCAGTGCACCCAGCGGCTGACGCTCCGCCTGGTGGAACGCGGCAAGGCGCGTTCGTGCGCCCTCGCCGAGCTCGGCCGGTGCGGCTCGCCCTGCGACGGCCGCGAGTCCGCCGACGCCTACGCCGTCCACACCGGGACGGCCCGCTCCATCATGGAGGGCGACGTGCGGCCCGTCGTGGCCGCCGCGCAGGTCCGCATCGACCGGCTGGCCTCCGAGCTGCGCTACGAGGAGGCCGCCGCCCAGCGCGACCGGCTCGCCGCGTTCGTCCGGGCCGCCGCGCGCGGGCAGCGGCTCGCGGCACTGGCCCGGCTGCCCCAGCTCGTGGCCGCCCGCCCCGCGTTCGACGGCGGCTGGGAGCTGTCGGTCGTGCGCTACGGCCGGCTCGCCGCCGCCGGCACCGTCCCGCCGAACGCCCGGCCCCGCCCCTACGTCGACGCGCTCGTCGCGACCGCCGAGACGGTGTTCCCGCCCTCCGGGGAGGCGCCCGGCGGCGTCGCGCTCGGCGCGCCCCCCTCGCAGGGCGCGACCGCCGAGGAGATGGAGTGCGTCCTGCGCTGGCTCGACCTGCCCGGCGTGCGCCTGGTCGAGGTCGACGGCCCGTGGACGTGCCCGCTGCACGGCGCCGAGGGGCTGCGCGAGTGGATCGACAAGGCCTACGACCGGAGCTACGAGCGGCCCGAGGGGGCCCGGCACGGGCCCCGCCGCCCACTAAGGTGA